One region of Quercus lobata isolate SW786 chromosome 2, ValleyOak3.0 Primary Assembly, whole genome shotgun sequence genomic DNA includes:
- the LOC115966961 gene encoding uncharacterized protein LOC115966961 encodes MVKVNVIKPQPRTFSKNLTWLSGKPAIVGSFKKKEDIRDISQTPMQSESRINWWESLPNCGELDERATCTQCGRLNEVPRETFWAEGMVPEAKVVGDTLDEDVLNYWGDSSLDMDLWEVLKAE; translated from the coding sequence ATGGTGAAAGTGAACGTAATAAAGCCACAACCTAGGACCTTCTCCAAAAACTTAACTTGGTTAAGTGGGAAACCTGCAATTGTAGgaagctttaaaaaaaaggaagatatcAGAGACATATCTCAAACACCAATGCAATCGGAGAGTAGGATTAACTGGTGGGAAAGCTTGCCAAATTGCGGGGAACTTGATGAGAGAGCAACATGTACGCAATGTGGCAGGTTGAATGAAGTGCCCAGAGAAACCTTTTGGGCGGAGGGAATGGTACCAGAGGCAAAAGTTGTGGGGGACACTCTAGATGAGGATGTCCTCAATTATTGGGGTGACTCATCTCTTGATATGGACCTTTGGGAGGTTCTCAAAGCAGAATAG